A window of Roseiflexus castenholzii DSM 13941 genomic DNA:
ATTTCGCAACCGTATATGGTTGCGCTGATGATCGAAGCACTCCAACTGGCGCCAACTGATCGCGTCCTCGAAATCGGCGCCGGTTCTGGATACGCTGCCGCGGTGCTCAGCCGGATCGTAGCGAAGGTTCATACCATTGAATGCCGTGAAGCGCTGGCTGCCAGTGCCGCTGCGCTGCTCCGCACCCTTGGCTACGACAATGTCACCGTCCATGTCGGTGATGGCACGCAGGGGTTGCCGGACTACGCGCCCTTCGATGCCATTCTGGTGTCGGCGGCATCACCCTGGGTGCCGGCGCCACTGCGTGAGCAGCTGGCATCCTCCGGGCGGTTGGTGATTCCGGTCGGCGGAAGGCAGGCGCAGATTCTGTTGCGGTTGCGTCGCACAGGCGATACCCTGCGCACCGAGCGGCTGTGTGATGTGCGCTTCGTTCCGTTGATCGGCGGGCATGCCTGGACGACTGAACACTACCCGGAACGCTGAACTGGATGGAGTTGTTATGTTTTCGACGCCTGATGAGGGCATTTTTGCGGGGCGAAGCAACGACACCGTTGAGTTATTCAAAGCCTGGGCTGGCACTACCATCGCCTACGCCGTCTTTCAAACCGGCGCGACAAACCTGGCAAGCAGCCGGTTTTTGACGAATCTCTTCATTGCAGCCGTGGTGTGTGGTTTGGGGTTCGTGCTCCACGAACTGGCGCACCGTATCGTTGCGCGGCGATTCGGCGCACAGGCGCACTTTGTTGCAAATGTGCAGATGCTGGCGATCTCGATTGTCGTCGCGTTCCTCCCCCTTGGTCTCTTCTTCGCTGCTCCCGGCGCCGTCTGGCATCGCGGCTACCTGACGCCGCGCCAGAGCGGGTTGATCGCCCTGGCGGGACCGGCGACCAACATGGCGCTTGCAGGAGTGTTTCTCGTTGCGGCGCCGGTTGCGTTCCTCGCCGGTCTGCGCGATACCTGGATCGTGCAACTGTTCTATACCGGCGTTGCCCTGAATGCCTGGCTTGGGTTGTTCAATATGATCCCCGCCGGACCATTCGATGGCGCCAAAGTGCTTGCCTGGAACTCCGTTGTGTTTGGCGTTACGGTAGCCATTGGCATCCTGCTGGCATTTGTGCTTCCTGGCAATCTCCTGAATATCTGGCTCTTTGTCCTGAGGCTGTTTGGCGGTTAGAGGAGGTTTCATGCGAACGCCACTTCTCGCAGGCAACTGGAAGATGTACAAAACCACCGGTGAGGCGCGCGAACTCGTCGAAGGGCTGCTCCACGGGCTTGGCGACGTCGGTGACCGCAAGGTGCTGGTCTGCCCGCCATTCACGGCGCTGCAAACGGTGCATGATCTGGTGCAGGGTACACCCATCGCATTGGGAGCACAGGATGTCTACATCGAGCCGCAGGGGGCGTTTACCGGCGCCATTTCTCCGGTGATGCTGCGCGACCTGGGGTGCGCCTATGTGATTGTCGGACATAGTGAACGCCGCGCCATTTTCGGCGAAGGGGACGAATTGATCGGCAAGAAGGTGCGCGCGGCGCTGGCGCACGATCTCACGCCGATCCTGTGCGTCGGCGAGACCAAGCCACAACGCGACGCCGGGCATGCGGAAACTGTCGTCGTTGCGCAGGTGCGCGCCGCGCTCACCGGCATGACGCCGGAGCAGATCGGTCGCATTGTCATCGCATATGAGCCGGTGTGGGCAATCGGCACCGGCGATACCGCCACTCCGGCCGACGCGCAGGCAATGCACGAAACGATCCGGCGGATCCTTGGCGATATGGCGGGTTCCGACACGGCGGCGACGATCAATATTCTGTACGGCGGCAGTGTCAAACCGGACAATATCGACGATCTGATGGCACAACCCGACATCGACGGGGCGCTGGTTGGGGGCGCATCGCTCAAGGCGGACAGTTTCCTGCGCATTGTCCATTTCCTTTCACCGCAGGAGTAATACCGATTACGATTGACGATGCCGCATGCGTGTCATTCCGAGCCCTTCGCTTCGCTCAGGGTAAACGCAGCGACTTGTCATTCCGAGCCCTTCGCTTCGCTCAGGGTAAACGCAGCGCGGAATCGGCGCGGGTCGCGCACGACCCCTCGCGCGGCTCGGGGTGACCATGCCGGATGGTCACAGGTCATTGGTATAAGGCGCGAGGAGGTCAAGGCGGTTGGTGATCGCTGCACCTTGCAGATTGTGCCTTGAACGCGGGACAACGCCGGACCGCCAGGACCGGCGTATTCCTTCTTTCCCTCGCAGGAAGACCGGGCGCTGTTCTGGGAGGCGCTCATCAGCATGTTCGAACATGACCGCTCGGCGGCGCGCGGCAAGATGGCAACCCGCAAACTGTTCGTTTTCAAACGCGAAAGCGACCTGGACGACGCTCCTGTCCACAATCTGTTTGAGTTGATCGCAGTGCAGCGCAAACCTGAAGCCAATCCCCCACGCAATTTCAGCGATTACGAAGTGACGGTAGACAAGGCGGGTGTTCCGCAAGGCATGACACTGATAGAGAAACGATAGGAATCAACTGTCATTGCGAGCGAAGCGACGCAATCTCCGGTGTCATGGCCGTCGGAGCGGTGTGGGTGCACGAACGCGCGTAGGCTGCACAGCGGCAGCGACGCACTCTCCGGTGTCATAGCCGCCGGAGCGGTGTGGGTGCATGAATGCGCGTAGGCTGCACAGCGGCAGCGACGCACTCTCGATGGTCATGGATACCTTGTGTAAGCGAGGGGATTGCTTCGTCGCTCCGCGCCTCGCAACGACACGATGCCCCACGAGTACACGCCCAACGCATCACGGGATGTGCGACTCTCCCCATGCCAGCACCGGCGCAGCGCGTTCGATTGCCTTGCGAGCCTGATGTGACCGGCTCTCATTGTGTAAGCGAGGGGATTGCTTCATCTCCGCTGGTTGAGATGTTCACGTCCTGCGCTTTGAGCAGATCGAGCAAAACTTCAATTCTCCAAGCGTTTGCCCATTGTCTTTCTGCGAGCCGGGCGCCGGGAGCGATGCCAGAACACGATTGGCGAAGTGGTGGGCGTCACATCAGGCGCTGGAAGTCACATCTCCTAGATCGTTTGCAAGCCGCCGCAGCAGTGAGAGCGGAACCGGCTTGGTCAAAAAGTGATCGACCCCCAGTTGCCGGGCTGCTTCCTGTAACTCCGGCGAATAGTATGCCGTAATAAGAATGATGCGAGTGGGAAGAGCGCGCTGGCGCACATGCGCAACCAGCGCCAGCCCGTTTGCCGACGGCATATTATAATCGGTGATGATCAGATCAGCAGTATGGTGATTGAGCCATTCCAGCGCCTCCGCTACTGACGCAGCCGAAGCAATCTCGCGCTCATCGTTGGTGCGCAACGCCTGAGTGAGCATGAGTCGCTGATTGGCTTCATCATCGACAATGAGAATGGTGTGTTGCGCCATCATGAATGCCTGCTCGTCGCTGGTGCGGCAGCGCCGCCTGTCCGTGATGAATCATACCCGCTTCATGGCAAGTCGTGGCACACAAGATGTGATCGAAATGTTGGCGTATCTGTAACAGATAATGCCAATGACCTGTACACATCCGGCATGGTCACCCCGAGCAGCGCGAGAGGTCATGCGCGACCCGTTCAGATTCCTCGCTGCGTTTACCCTGAGCGAAGCGAAGGGCTCGGAATGACACGCATGCGGCATCGTCAAGCGTCATTGGTATAACCGGTCAGGCGCAACTTCTTGCCGATTCATTCGTTGTATACTGTGAAACAAACAATCGACCCGGCGAAAGACGATCACAGTCGCCATGCATGGAGGTTGACAAAGGTTCTCAGTTGCCGCTCATTTACCATCCGGTAGGATTTGTGGTACCATGATAGCGCATACTCATAATCATTGAGCGCACGCCTCGAAGCGTACAACATATGTTAATCGACGCGCGCAAGCGTCACATCCGCGAAGGTCATTTGCGGGCAAAGTGAGGGTTCGACACTATGGGAAAAATGATTGAGACTTCCGATCACGACCTCCCACTCGCTATTCTGGGAGAACTGGTGATCATGCCGCACATGACGGTGCCGCTGCAGGTGGGGCAGGGGAAGTCGTATCGCGCCATGGAGCAGGCATGGGAGAATGATCATCTTGTTTTGTTGATTTTTGTATCTGAAAGCGAAATCGAGACGTACAAAAGCAGCCAACCGCAGCAGTTGCCGCCCGTTGGCGTGATTGCGCGTCTTGACGAATTCGTCAAACTGCCCGACGGAACGGCACGCATCATTCTGGAGGGCATCAGTCGCGCATTGGTGCAGACGATGCTCCAGAGTGAGCCGTTCTATCGGGTGCGCTGCCACGCGATCAGCGATCCCGAACCCAGGGGCATTGAAATTGAAGCCCTGATGGATTCGGTCAAGCAACAGATTGATGAGTTCGTCGATCACCTCGGTGAAGTGCCGCAGGATGCGGTTGCCTTTGTCCACCGCATCGACAAACCAGGGCACCTGGCAGACATTGTGACATGGGCGCCGGCCTTTGAGTTCGAGGAACGGCTCGATATTCTTAACGAACTCGATCCGGTCGAGCGGTTGCGCCGCGCGCATCGCCTGCTTGCCCGGCAACTCGAATTGCTCAAACTGCGCCAGAAGATTCAGCAGGATACGAAAGAAGTGCTGGACCAGAGCCAGCGCGAGTACTTCCTGCGCGAACAAATGCGAGTCATTCGTCGTGAACTGGGTGAAGACGATGATGTTGATGATCCCATCGATGAGTTGAAGCGCAAAATTGCCCAACTCGACGCTCCAGACTATGTCAAAGAGCAGGCGATGCACGAACTCAAGCGTCTGGCGCAGCAGGGCATGAATAGCCCGGAAGCGGGCGTGATCCGCACCTATCTCGATTGGATCCTGAACCTGCCCTGGGCGGAAGAGGAATTGCCTGAGATTAGCCTGCACGAGGCGCAGAAGGTGCTCGACGAGGATCACTACGGTCTTGAGCGGGTCAAGGAGCGTATTCTGGAGTACCTGGCGGTGCGTAAACTGGCGGGGAATCGGATGCGTTCGCCTATTCTGTGCTTCGTTGGTCCGCCCGGCGTCGGTAAGACTTCGCTTGGGCGCTCAATCGCGCGGGCGCTGGGGCGCAAGTTCGTGCGCACCAGCCTTGGCGGCATTCGCGATGAAGCCGAAATTCGCGGGCACCGTCGTACGTACATCGGCGCGTTGCCGGGACGGATCATCCAGGGCATGAAAACGGCGAAGTCGCGCTATCCGGTGTATGTGCTCGATGAGATCGATAAGGTCGGCCAGGATTTCCGCGGCGATCCGACCTCGGCGCTGCTGGAAGTGCTCGACCCTGAGCAGAATAATGCGTTCTCCGATCATTACCTGGAGATTCCGTTCGATCTCTCGCAGGTGGTGTTTATCGCAACTGCCAACCAACTCGATACGATTCCGAACCCGCTGCGCGACCGCATGGAAATTATCGAGATCGGCGGGTATACGGAAGACGAGAAACTGGGCATCGCGCAGGGATTCCTGGTGCGCAAGCAGCGTGAGTTCCACGGGTTGGCGCCGGATCAACTGATTATTACCGACGCCGCAATTATCAAACTGGTGCGTGAATATACGCGTGAGGCGGGTGTGCGCAATCTGGAGCGCGAGATCGCCAGCCTGTGCCGCAAGACGGCGCGTAAAGTTGCGGCTGCCAGCGATGGCGACCCGGTTGAGTTTCCGATTGTCATTGATGCGCCCGATATTCCGAACTACCTGGGACCAGAACGCTATACGTTCGGTCTGGCGGAAGAGAAGGACGAAGTTGGTGTGGCGACCGGCGTCACCTGGTCGCCAACCGGCGGCGACGTGCTCTCAATCGAGGTGTTGCCGGTGCGTGGCAAGGGTGGGCTTCAACTCACCGGTCAGTTGGGCGAAGTGATGAAAGAGAGCGCTCAGGCGGCAATGAGTTATGCGCGGTTCCGCGCTGAACAGCTTGGCGTCGATCCCAGTTACTTCGATGAGCACAACATTCACATCCACGTGCCCGAAGGCGCGGTGCCGAAGGACGGTCCTTCGGCGGGTATTACCTTGACGACGGCGCTGATTTCGGCGGTGACCGGTAAACCGGTGCGACGGGATGTGGCGATGACCGGTGAGATTACGCTGCGCGGCAAGGTGCTGCCCATTGGCGGCTTGAAAGAGAAGACGCTGGCGGCGCATCGTGCAGGTATTCGCACGTTCATCCTGCCGAAGGATAATGCGAAAGATATTGCGGAATTGCCAAAGAAAGTGCGCGAGGAGTTGCAGTTGATCCCGGTCTCGTCGATGGATGAAGTGCTGAAGATCGCACTGGCGCACCAGGGGTCGTGAACCGGACGCGGACTGTTCTGGCGGGAGGCGTTGGCTGAATGTGCCGAAGCCAACGCCCATCGCCGGGGGCAACTGCTGTGAGGGGTGGTAGCGAAGCCGCGCGGTTGCTCACCAACGAAATCTCTGCACCCAGCAGACTCCTTGCAGCGCCCTTCCGTCATATGGAGAGAACGGCGGTGTCGGAGTGAGACTCCTGGAATGCGCCACGAATGTTCCGCCTGTCGCCGCCGTCGTTGCGCCTATGGATCGGACGCAACCTGATTGCGTCCTCTGGATTTGGCGATATAGAGGGCGCGATCCGCGCGATGGATGAGTGTGTCCAGGCGGTCGTGCTCGCTGACGGAATCCAGCACTGCGCAACCAATGCTGATTGTCACCTGAACGGGTGGCTCGCGCAAGAGAGGAACGCCTGCAACTGCTGCGCGTAGCCGCTCAGCGACCCGCAGCGCCCCTGCCCGATTGGTTTCCGGCAACAGGGCGATAAACTCCTCGCCGCCAAACCGCGCCAGAATGTCGGCATCGCGCAGTTCGCGTTGCATCTGTTTCGCAACGCTGCGCAATACGACATCACCCGCACTATGACCAAAGGTGTCGTTGATGGTCTTGAAATAATCAACATCGATAACCAGCAGCGCCAGGGGATGGTGATAGCGACGCGCCCGCTCCAGTTCGCGCGGCGCCAGCGCAAAGAAGTGGTGACGATTGAACAGCCCGGTCAGGTGGTCGGTCGTCGCCAGTCGCTGCGTCTCGGTAAATAAATGCGCATTGGTAATTGCAACACCGGTCTGCTGTCCGACAATTTCCAGCATCGATCGGTCGTGCTCGCCGAAAAAGCGCTGTCTGTGCAGATGATACACTGCCAGCACTCCTAGCGCCTTCCCACCAGCAATAATTGGTGTGCCTATCACGGACGGAATGTGATGCGTGACACGCCCGGCTTTGAGCATCACGTGATGGCGAATAACGCTCTGGCGCGTCTCGACTGCGCTCCAGACCGGTTGGACGCCCTGAACGTGTTGCATCAGGGATTCTGGCATATTGAATGTGTGCGTTCGAACCAGCGCGGCGTGGTCGGCGGAGAGCAAGCCCAAAACGGCGGCATCGGCGCCCACCAGTTCAACTGACAACCGCACGACTGTGTCCAGAATAACCTCGATGTCGAGCGCGCTGCTGATGGTGCGGGTGAGCTCGCTCAGACGCCGCTCCCGCTCCAGTGCAGCGTTCGTCTGTTCGTACAGTTGCGCATTGTGCAACGCGAGCGACACGCTCGACGCGAGCGTTGCCAGGCGACGGGCGTGCTCTGGACGGTACGCATAGGGAACGAAACTATCAACGCAAATGAAGGCGACCACCTGCTGACGCACGATGACCGGCACGCCCAACCAGGAACGAATCGGCAACGCATATTCGATCCGCACCCATGCCGGATTATTGTGCGTTTCGCCGATAATCCAGGGCTGCCTTGTTTCGAGCAGGCGTCGCAGGGTTGGTGTGCGCGCAATCTCAAATGTCACCGTATGGATCGCGCGCTCGGCTTCGTCACTGAGCGCTTCGTAGCCATAGACCCGCACGACTCGCGCCTGCGTTCCTTCGACCAGCATCACCGACGCGCCATCACACGGCATCAGTGCGACGATCTGATCGAGCACGTGGTCGAGCACCTGTTCGAAATCGAGCGATGCGCTCAGCGTTGCCGCCGCCTGGCGTAGCACCTCGGCAGCGCGCTGTTCCTCGCGCACCGACTCAAACAGGCGCGCGCGTTCGATTGCGACGCTGAATTGATTGGCAATGGCGGCAAACATGCGCAACTCAGCGACATTGAATGGCTGAATAGATGGGAGCACCAGATTCAGAATCGCCAGAGGACGGTCGCGACTATAGATCGGCACACTGATATGGCGTGCCGGTTCCTGATCGGGAGTATTGAGGTGCGCCAGGCGTGGGCAGACAATCGGATGCGCGGTTGCAGGAAACCCATGGTCGAGTAATCGTTGCAAACATTCACATGGATCGCCGGGCGCGCGCGGCGTGAGGTCGATACGCAGTTCGCGAGCGCCATAATGCGCCAGCAGACGCGCGAAGTCACTGCCTTCCACCCCCCAGAGCCACGCCGCGCGCGCCTCCAGTTCCTGCGCCAGCGCCTGGACCCCTGCCTGTAACTGACGTTGCGGTTCGACAATCCGATTGAGCGCTTCCAGGACGCGCTTCATGACTTTGAGTTCCCGCTGTGCCCATTCGCGGGATGTGATGTTACGAAAGACCCATATCCGGCCGATGATGCGTTCCTCAAGATGCAATCCGCGTGTATGTCGTTCGATGATGCGTCCATCGCGCAGGGTCAACCAATCGAGCGCCTCAAGGTCCGGATGCGCATATACCTCATCCAGACGGTTGAGGAATTGATCGGGGTCGCAGAGCAGATGCGCCAGTTGCTGAATACGGTCACGGGCGGTGATCGTCTCCATCCATCCCGGCGTCAATCGCCAGAGTTCCTCGAACTGCCGGTTCAGGAGCAGAATCTTGCCCGCAGGATCGGTCATCAGCACTGCTTCCGACATCGACTCGACAGCAGTGCTCAAAAGTGCAATTTTCCAATCGTCTTGTATAAAGAAGTACATGAAACTAACAGGGCCTGACAGAGTGACAGGGTCTTTGCCTGGACAGACGCTCAAGATCGCACTATCGAAGCGGTGCGCGCACGATGATGCCAGTCGTCTATCAGTTCGGTGAGCAGCTATGCCACCGGCAACGTGAGATAGAAGATACTCCCTTCTCCTTCCACACTGGTTGCCCAGATACGTCCGCCGTGCCCCTCGACCAGATGTTTGGCAATCGCCAGACCCAGTCCCGTTCCGCCGGCATTGCGCGTTCGCGCGCGATCCACTTTGTAGAAGCGCTCGAAAATGCGCGCGAGATCGCGCGCCGGAATACCGATGCCGTTGTCGGCTATCGAGACCAGCAACCATTGACCGGGAAGGTGCGACGATGGTATTCCGGGCGGCAGCGGTGAACCGTCGCCTACCATGATCACCGAGGCTTCGATGGCGACCTGCCCGCCATCGGGGGTAAATTTCGAGGCGTTGTGCAACAGGTTGAGCAATACCTGACCGACGCGGTTCCCATCGATCAGCGCAGGCGGCAGATCATCGGGCAGGCAGGCGATGACTCGAATGCTCTTCCGTTCCATCTGCGGGCGAATGCGTTCGATTGTGTGCGCGACCAGCGGCGCCAGCGGTGTGGGCACGAGTTGAAGCGCCACCCGTCCTGACTCGATCTGCGATAGTTCGTGCAACTCCTCAACCAGTTGCGTAATTGCATCGACTTCCTGGGCAATTTGGCTCAGCATGCGCTGTGCCACCGGCGCCGGCGGATCGGATTGCAACGTTTCGACCAGCAACTTGATCGATGCCAGCGGGGTGCGGAGTTCGTGCGACACATTGGCGACCAGATCGCGCCGCGACCGTTCAAGCTGGCTCAGTTGCGTTACATCGCGCACCAGCAGGAGCGCGCCCTTCGTCCCATGATCGAGTGGAACCGCTCGTAATCGCAGCGTCCGTTGTCTTCCCAGCGGTTGAAGGATACTTTCGCGCGG
This region includes:
- a CDS encoding protein-L-isoaspartate(D-aspartate) O-methyltransferase — translated: MDFTNERRAMIDLLIRRGISDQRVLDAMAQTPRHVFVPAHERSHAYSDQALPIGEGQTISQPYMVALMIEALQLAPTDRVLEIGAGSGYAAAVLSRIVAKVHTIECREALAASAAALLRTLGYDNVTVHVGDGTQGLPDYAPFDAILVSAASPWVPAPLREQLASSGRLVIPVGGRQAQILLRLRRTGDTLRTERLCDVRFVPLIGGHAWTTEHYPER
- a CDS encoding zinc metalloprotease, with the protein product MFSTPDEGIFAGRSNDTVELFKAWAGTTIAYAVFQTGATNLASSRFLTNLFIAAVVCGLGFVLHELAHRIVARRFGAQAHFVANVQMLAISIVVAFLPLGLFFAAPGAVWHRGYLTPRQSGLIALAGPATNMALAGVFLVAAPVAFLAGLRDTWIVQLFYTGVALNAWLGLFNMIPAGPFDGAKVLAWNSVVFGVTVAIGILLAFVLPGNLLNIWLFVLRLFGG
- the tpiA gene encoding triose-phosphate isomerase, with the protein product MRTPLLAGNWKMYKTTGEARELVEGLLHGLGDVGDRKVLVCPPFTALQTVHDLVQGTPIALGAQDVYIEPQGAFTGAISPVMLRDLGCAYVIVGHSERRAIFGEGDELIGKKVRAALAHDLTPILCVGETKPQRDAGHAETVVVAQVRAALTGMTPEQIGRIVIAYEPVWAIGTGDTATPADAQAMHETIRRILGDMAGSDTAATINILYGGSVKPDNIDDLMAQPDIDGALVGGASLKADSFLRIVHFLSPQE
- a CDS encoding response regulator transcription factor — its product is MMAQHTILIVDDEANQRLMLTQALRTNDEREIASAASVAEALEWLNHHTADLIITDYNMPSANGLALVAHVRQRALPTRIILITAYYSPELQEAARQLGVDHFLTKPVPLSLLRRLANDLGDVTSSA
- the lon gene encoding endopeptidase La, which translates into the protein MGKMIETSDHDLPLAILGELVIMPHMTVPLQVGQGKSYRAMEQAWENDHLVLLIFVSESEIETYKSSQPQQLPPVGVIARLDEFVKLPDGTARIILEGISRALVQTMLQSEPFYRVRCHAISDPEPRGIEIEALMDSVKQQIDEFVDHLGEVPQDAVAFVHRIDKPGHLADIVTWAPAFEFEERLDILNELDPVERLRRAHRLLARQLELLKLRQKIQQDTKEVLDQSQREYFLREQMRVIRRELGEDDDVDDPIDELKRKIAQLDAPDYVKEQAMHELKRLAQQGMNSPEAGVIRTYLDWILNLPWAEEELPEISLHEAQKVLDEDHYGLERVKERILEYLAVRKLAGNRMRSPILCFVGPPGVGKTSLGRSIARALGRKFVRTSLGGIRDEAEIRGHRRTYIGALPGRIIQGMKTAKSRYPVYVLDEIDKVGQDFRGDPTSALLEVLDPEQNNAFSDHYLEIPFDLSQVVFIATANQLDTIPNPLRDRMEIIEIGGYTEDEKLGIAQGFLVRKQREFHGLAPDQLIITDAAIIKLVREYTREAGVRNLEREIASLCRKTARKVAAASDGDPVEFPIVIDAPDIPNYLGPERYTFGLAEEKDEVGVATGVTWSPTGGDVLSIEVLPVRGKGGLQLTGQLGEVMKESAQAAMSYARFRAEQLGVDPSYFDEHNIHIHVPEGAVPKDGPSAGITLTTALISAVTGKPVRRDVAMTGEITLRGKVLPIGGLKEKTLAAHRAGIRTFILPKDNAKDIAELPKKVREELQLIPVSSMDEVLKIALAHQGS
- a CDS encoding diguanylate cyclase, giving the protein MSTAVESMSEAVLMTDPAGKILLLNRQFEELWRLTPGWMETITARDRIQQLAHLLCDPDQFLNRLDEVYAHPDLEALDWLTLRDGRIIERHTRGLHLEERIIGRIWVFRNITSREWAQRELKVMKRVLEALNRIVEPQRQLQAGVQALAQELEARAAWLWGVEGSDFARLLAHYGARELRIDLTPRAPGDPCECLQRLLDHGFPATAHPIVCPRLAHLNTPDQEPARHISVPIYSRDRPLAILNLVLPSIQPFNVAELRMFAAIANQFSVAIERARLFESVREEQRAAEVLRQAAATLSASLDFEQVLDHVLDQIVALMPCDGASVMLVEGTQARVVRVYGYEALSDEAERAIHTVTFEIARTPTLRRLLETRQPWIIGETHNNPAWVRIEYALPIRSWLGVPVIVRQQVVAFICVDSFVPYAYRPEHARRLATLASSVSLALHNAQLYEQTNAALERERRLSELTRTISSALDIEVILDTVVRLSVELVGADAAVLGLLSADHAALVRTHTFNMPESLMQHVQGVQPVWSAVETRQSVIRHHVMLKAGRVTHHIPSVIGTPIIAGGKALGVLAVYHLHRQRFFGEHDRSMLEIVGQQTGVAITNAHLFTETQRLATTDHLTGLFNRHHFFALAPRELERARRYHHPLALLVIDVDYFKTINDTFGHSAGDVVLRSVAKQMQRELRDADILARFGGEEFIALLPETNRAGALRVAERLRAAVAGVPLLREPPVQVTISIGCAVLDSVSEHDRLDTLIHRADRALYIAKSRGRNQVASDP
- a CDS encoding sensor histidine kinase, with amino-acid sequence MEWIIATLLLALVLSLIWGWRQRTRLQPPPSLPESPVPSPDAFSSLFHAAAAAFDDGLVLVDADRRVQYLNAHAEELLNLSRTVSVGQGLIMLARDYQVDAMVEEAIASAEPRESILQPLGRQRTLRLRAVPLDHGTKGALLLVRDVTQLSQLERSRRDLVANVSHELRTPLASIKLLVETLQSDPPAPVAQRMLSQIAQEVDAITQLVEELHELSQIESGRVALQLVPTPLAPLVAHTIERIRPQMERKSIRVIACLPDDLPPALIDGNRVGQVLLNLLHNASKFTPDGGQVAIEASVIMVGDGSPLPPGIPSSHLPGQWLLVSIADNGIGIPARDLARIFERFYKVDRARTRNAGGTGLGLAIAKHLVEGHGGRIWATSVEGEGSIFYLTLPVA